One genomic region from Capillibacterium thermochitinicola encodes:
- a CDS encoding AAA family ATPase translates to MWKEVLIGMGAGVLVFLYARGFDPMPFLLLGGFFFILRFYLQGRGLEKNYETIDAAGDKAVIPTVTFADIGGQEIAKRELMEALDFLKDEEKVKDLGIRPLKGILLSGPPGTGKTLMAKAAASYTDSVFLAASGSEFIQMYAGVGAQRVRQLFARARRLAQKTGKQKAIIFLDELDVLGGKRGKHTSHLEYDQTLNQLLVEMDGIKATDGTKVLVIGATNRVDLLDDALLRPGRFDRRVQVDLPEKDGRLKILQIHTRNKPLAATVNLETIAEETFGFSGAHLESLVNEAAILAFRQGKKEIGNAELQEAIDKVILGEKLERKPRREELHRVAIHETGHALVSETVRPHSVGTVTVVPRGKALGFMRPNGKDEQFLYTKADLEDRIAVLLGGAVAEELIYGTRSTGAGNDLEQAVQLAKEIIKNGLSPLGIVDQEYTPKERINATFTEIITAQEERVRGILTANLPLLKEVAERLLVAEKLSGAEFRSLLKETA, encoded by the coding sequence ATGTGGAAAGAAGTGCTGATCGGCATGGGGGCCGGGGTGTTGGTCTTTTTATATGCCCGCGGTTTTGACCCAATGCCTTTCCTGCTTTTGGGCGGCTTCTTCTTTATCCTCCGTTTTTACCTGCAAGGCCGGGGTTTGGAGAAGAATTATGAAACCATCGATGCGGCCGGCGACAAGGCGGTGATCCCCACGGTGACCTTTGCCGACATTGGCGGTCAGGAAATCGCCAAACGTGAGCTGATGGAAGCCTTGGATTTTTTGAAGGATGAAGAAAAGGTGAAAGATCTGGGGATCCGGCCCCTGAAAGGGATTCTTTTGAGCGGACCGCCGGGTACCGGGAAAACCTTGATGGCGAAGGCGGCTGCTTCCTACACGGATTCGGTCTTTTTGGCAGCCTCCGGATCGGAGTTTATCCAGATGTACGCCGGGGTTGGGGCGCAAAGGGTGCGACAGCTTTTCGCCCGGGCCCGGAGGCTGGCGCAAAAAACCGGGAAACAAAAGGCCATTATCTTCCTGGATGAGTTGGATGTTTTGGGCGGAAAAAGAGGAAAACACACTTCCCATCTGGAATATGATCAGACTCTGAACCAATTGTTGGTCGAGATGGACGGGATCAAAGCGACCGACGGCACCAAAGTGCTGGTGATTGGGGCGACCAACCGGGTTGACCTGCTGGACGACGCGTTACTCCGTCCGGGGCGGTTTGACCGCCGGGTTCAGGTAGATCTGCCCGAGAAGGACGGGCGCCTTAAGATCCTCCAGATTCACACGAGAAACAAACCGCTGGCGGCGACGGTTAATTTGGAGACCATCGCCGAAGAGACTTTTGGCTTCTCCGGGGCCCATCTCGAATCTTTGGTGAACGAAGCGGCCATTTTGGCGTTTCGGCAGGGCAAGAAGGAGATCGGTAACGCCGAGTTACAAGAGGCTATCGATAAAGTGATCCTTGGGGAGAAGCTGGAACGCAAGCCACGCCGGGAGGAATTGCACCGGGTCGCCATCCACGAGACCGGTCATGCCTTAGTCAGTGAAACGGTCCGTCCACACTCCGTCGGGACGGTCACGGTGGTTCCGCGCGGGAAGGCCTTGGGTTTTATGCGGCCGAATGGGAAAGATGAACAGTTCCTTTACACCAAAGCCGATCTGGAGGACCGGATCGCCGTCTTGCTCGGCGGGGCCGTTGCGGAAGAATTGATCTACGGGACGCGGAGTACCGGGGCCGGCAACGACTTGGAACAAGCGGTGCAGCTGGCGAAGGAGATTATCAAAAACGGCCTTTCTCCGCTGGGGATTGTTGATCAGGAGTACACGCCCAAAGAGCGGATTAATGCGACTTTTACGGAGATCATTACGGCGCAGGAGGAACGGGTCAGGGGGATCCTGACGGCGAACCTTCCCCTCCTCAAAGAAGTGGCCGAACGGCTTCTGGTGGCGGAGAAACTCTCCGGGGCCGAGTTCCGGTCTTTGCTGAAGGAGACGGCATAA
- a CDS encoding DUF1292 domain-containing protein, producing MSHHHHHGEEDWIILVDEDNQEYRYSLERTLEMDDKKYVILIPEIQENPDEEEAHVFRLETDANNDEILVDVDEEELEKIQALLEAENADLDLIDDDSDLEFEDEDENEAVDSGSTPGGFEQSAGDGETKTDEE from the coding sequence ATGTCCCATCATCACCATCACGGGGAGGAAGATTGGATTATCCTTGTCGATGAGGATAATCAGGAGTATCGCTACAGTTTGGAACGGACACTGGAGATGGATGATAAAAAATATGTTATCTTAATCCCGGAAATTCAGGAGAATCCCGACGAAGAAGAAGCCCATGTTTTCCGGCTGGAGACCGATGCCAACAATGACGAGATCCTCGTTGATGTCGATGAAGAAGAGCTGGAAAAGATCCAGGCGCTCTTGGAGGCGGAAAACGCGGATCTGGATTTGATTGATGATGACAGTGATTTAGAATTTGAAGACGAGGACGAAAACGAAGCAGTCGATAGTGGCAGCACCCCCGGGGGGTTTGAACAGTCGGCCGGGGATGGCGAAACAAAAACCGACGAGGAATAG
- a CDS encoding AI-2E family transporter translates to MGRKIQPLLVVTAVLALFILALIVFPRVLITFFLAFFLAFVIEPLVKWFERKGARRLTAVITVFFLMSVFGLVLGVNFLPGLLDDLNQALTKLPTYVKDLQNWFARLNKEYKRFALPQNVREVVDEALYRGEEALRQFLLRLASFLLSFFSQVLFLLLVPVLAFYFSKDMENLKAMVYTWSKQLFGEERVVVFEVIAVITGYLRAQALSSLVVGLLLTTGLLLLQVDLAILIGALAGVFNLIPYFGPVVGAVPAVLLAAQTSLWRAVYVIILFFIVNQLESIVIVPRLIGGRLGLNPLVVIFLLLIGGELFGFSGIVFAVPVGAVLQVLLKYYCKKVLFGAE, encoded by the coding sequence ATGGGGCGTAAAATACAGCCGTTACTGGTGGTTACCGCCGTTTTAGCACTGTTTATTCTGGCGTTAATAGTTTTTCCCCGGGTTTTAATCACCTTTTTCCTCGCTTTCTTCCTCGCTTTTGTCATCGAACCGCTGGTGAAGTGGTTTGAACGGAAAGGGGCCCGCCGTTTGACCGCCGTGATCACCGTTTTTTTTCTCATGTCCGTTTTTGGCCTGGTTTTAGGCGTTAACTTTCTTCCCGGGCTCCTGGATGATTTAAACCAGGCGCTAACCAAACTGCCAACCTACGTCAAGGATCTTCAGAATTGGTTTGCCCGGCTGAATAAGGAGTATAAACGGTTTGCGTTGCCCCAGAATGTCCGGGAAGTAGTGGATGAGGCCTTATACCGTGGCGAAGAGGCATTACGCCAATTCCTGCTCCGGCTGGCCTCGTTTTTATTATCCTTCTTTTCGCAGGTCTTGTTTCTGCTGCTCGTTCCGGTTCTGGCTTTTTACTTCAGCAAAGACATGGAAAACTTGAAAGCGATGGTCTACACCTGGAGTAAACAGCTGTTTGGCGAAGAACGGGTGGTGGTCTTTGAAGTAATTGCGGTGATTACCGGCTACCTTCGCGCCCAGGCCCTCTCCTCGCTGGTGGTTGGCCTGCTGTTGACGACCGGCCTTTTGTTACTCCAGGTCGATCTGGCCATTCTCATCGGGGCGCTGGCGGGCGTCTTCAATCTGATCCCCTATTTCGGACCGGTGGTCGGCGCCGTTCCGGCGGTTTTACTGGCCGCCCAGACCAGCCTCTGGCGGGCGGTGTATGTGATTATTCTCTTCTTTATCGTCAATCAGCTCGAATCGATTGTCATCGTCCCGCGGCTCATCGGGGGACGTCTGGGTTTGAACCCGCTGGTGGTCATCTTTCTTCTCCTGATCGGCGGGGAGCTCTTCGGGTTCAGCGGGATTGTCTTCGCCGTGCCGGTCGGCGCTGTACTACAGGTGCTTTTGAAATATTACTGTAAAAAAGTGCTATTTGGTGCCGAGTAG
- the ruvX gene encoding Holliday junction resolvase RuvX — protein MEERQRIMALDVGEKRIGVALSDPLGLTAQGLEVYQRQTLAQDLAYLTALFQKHQCSGLLIGLPRHMNGEMGPEAEKIMEFGTRLGRDCGVKPVFWDERLTTVQAERALLEGNVRRRRRRQVIDQLAAVLLLENYLQASASRKDEN, from the coding sequence ATGGAAGAACGGCAAAGAATCATGGCCCTTGATGTGGGGGAGAAACGGATCGGGGTTGCGCTCAGCGATCCGCTGGGCCTGACCGCCCAGGGCTTGGAGGTTTACCAACGGCAGACGCTGGCACAGGATTTGGCGTATTTGACCGCCCTTTTTCAAAAACATCAATGTTCCGGGTTATTAATCGGCTTACCCCGGCATATGAATGGAGAGATGGGTCCGGAAGCGGAAAAAATTATGGAATTTGGAACACGCTTGGGTCGGGATTGCGGGGTAAAACCGGTTTTTTGGGACGAAAGGTTAACAACCGTCCAGGCTGAGCGGGCATTACTCGAAGGAAATGTCCGGCGCCGCCGCCGGCGGCAAGTGATCGACCAACTGGCGGCGGTACTGCTGCTGGAGAACTATCTTCAGGCCAGCGCTTCCCGGAAAGATGAAAATTAA
- a CDS encoding baseplate J/gp47 family protein, with product MRKTEVIPVERDETVHGLIRKMRESLSPRIIIYSPGRVPFLRNEINLRLLKYYSEEEEKELVLVVKDRTVKKIAARLGIEVKEKLEAEQEEKPETEQGDKLEVYQNHLPIDLEEMTAEAVPVREEEVPLATPPLRGGRLMLALGVAGFSLLAAAFILFRPRLNIIVHPATRDHTFRTVATAGVNFGEREVLQGNLPLAIREKQDELSVSLATTGRKRVGHVAARGTVLFINSGVNPIIVPKGTVVATKAGTKFVTTKPVVVPKKSTRYELGVPTGENYGQAEVEVEAVEKGTVGNVERQMITVIEGHLANTLHVINPQRFTSGEDRLVPVVQEEDLRRAEVEARRQVALRAESVVNELAEEGYLLLPELMTTEIGQFRAEQPVGTESSTLTVKVAYKIAAPLLSKTHLYKWLEHNMYQTLPAGFRPVTNEIACREVKAEGSSEAAKINVLAVAKIRGQIDRDKVMRAVAGKTLAQAKEALLAFPEVGLVEFSGRHEVETVPKQSYQVRLIVPSEK from the coding sequence TTGAGAAAAACGGAAGTAATCCCGGTCGAACGGGATGAAACAGTGCACGGTTTAATCCGGAAAATGCGGGAAAGCTTAAGCCCGCGCATTATTATTTATTCGCCGGGCCGGGTTCCTTTTCTCCGGAACGAGATTAATTTACGGCTCTTAAAGTATTACAGTGAAGAAGAAGAGAAAGAACTGGTCCTGGTGGTGAAGGACCGTACGGTTAAAAAGATTGCGGCCCGGTTGGGAATAGAGGTTAAAGAGAAACTGGAGGCGGAACAAGAGGAGAAACCGGAGACGGAACAAGGGGATAAACTGGAGGTTTACCAGAATCATCTCCCCATCGATCTGGAGGAGATGACGGCGGAAGCGGTTCCGGTTCGTGAAGAAGAGGTGCCCTTGGCGACGCCTCCCTTGCGTGGAGGCCGTCTCATGTTGGCTTTGGGGGTAGCCGGTTTCAGTTTGCTGGCGGCGGCCTTTATTCTCTTTCGACCGCGGCTAAATATTATCGTTCATCCGGCAACGCGGGACCATACGTTCCGCACTGTGGCAACGGCCGGTGTCAACTTCGGCGAACGGGAAGTGCTGCAGGGGAATTTACCGTTGGCGATCCGGGAGAAACAGGATGAACTAAGTGTTTCCTTGGCGACGACCGGACGGAAACGGGTGGGTCATGTCGCGGCCAGAGGAACGGTTTTATTCATTAACAGCGGAGTCAACCCGATTATCGTTCCCAAAGGGACCGTGGTGGCAACCAAAGCGGGGACGAAGTTTGTGACCACAAAACCGGTGGTGGTTCCGAAAAAAAGCACCCGTTATGAATTGGGGGTGCCGACCGGTGAAAACTACGGCCAGGCCGAAGTGGAGGTTGAAGCCGTCGAAAAGGGGACCGTCGGTAATGTGGAGCGACAGATGATCACCGTGATTGAGGGTCATCTCGCCAATACGTTACATGTAATCAATCCCCAGCGGTTTACTTCCGGCGAAGACCGCCTGGTCCCGGTGGTGCAGGAAGAAGACCTGCGGCGGGCGGAGGTGGAAGCCAGGCGCCAGGTGGCGCTGAGGGCGGAATCGGTCGTCAACGAACTGGCGGAAGAGGGTTATTTGCTGCTTCCGGAGTTGATGACTACCGAGATTGGCCAGTTCCGCGCGGAACAACCGGTCGGGACGGAGAGCAGTACCCTGACGGTGAAGGTGGCCTATAAAATTGCCGCTCCTTTATTGAGTAAAACCCATCTTTACAAGTGGTTGGAACATAATATGTATCAGACTTTACCGGCGGGTTTTCGTCCCGTCACCAACGAAATAGCGTGCCGGGAAGTAAAAGCGGAAGGGAGTTCGGAAGCCGCCAAGATTAACGTGCTCGCGGTGGCGAAGATCCGGGGCCAGATCGACCGGGACAAAGTGATGCGGGCGGTGGCCGGAAAGACTTTGGCCCAGGCGAAAGAGGCGTTACTCGCCTTTCCCGAGGTTGGGCTGGTGGAATTTTCGGGGAGACATGAAGTGGAAACCGTACCCAAACAAAGCTATCAAGTGCGGTTGATTGTGCCCTCCGAGAAATAA
- a CDS encoding metallophosphoesterase family protein, translating into MQKLKRIKLGPKGKQIALLLLVMVTVGIGLTAFGGMKAEFGPFAVRLAFAWGWPGESRLVIPPLGEITAYTHRWPVVLSATLERIDLPLLQHELLGVSASRDYLAGLLLELRGHLYRFLVRLCLVGGGAGLLAGLLFGERRFAAWWRTAGVGALLVLFIMGGVLAGFDQEAFKNPRYEGALEVAPWALSLIEEGLNRLPEFSLRLAEVAGKMDTVFAGVNTLSPLANVEGELKVLHVSDIHNNPAAVEFIEKVIAGFGVDLVIDTGDLTDYGTALETELNRRINNLGVKYLFVPGNHDSAAVVAHLRKYKNVIVMSKRIYETHGLTIMGWPDPASTGTERLLPGDDELKAEAENLRAYLEAADREIDLLAVHNRKLVTPLPAGVPVVLYGHDHKMAIGEVDGTVLVNAGTTGAAGLRGLGNEKIPYSVALLRFNRKDGRYRLVAVDSIQVFSLHGKFILERTVVNTSGAAGEETGDR; encoded by the coding sequence ATGCAGAAGTTGAAGCGGATCAAACTGGGGCCAAAGGGAAAGCAAATCGCCCTCTTGCTGCTGGTGATGGTTACCGTTGGGATTGGCCTGACCGCCTTCGGCGGGATGAAGGCGGAGTTTGGTCCCTTTGCGGTTAGGCTCGCCTTTGCTTGGGGCTGGCCGGGCGAAAGCCGCCTGGTGATCCCGCCCCTCGGTGAGATTACCGCCTATACCCACCGGTGGCCGGTTGTCCTCTCCGCCACCCTGGAGCGGATTGATTTGCCCCTGCTCCAGCACGAGCTCCTCGGGGTCAGTGCTTCCCGGGATTACCTTGCAGGTCTTTTGCTGGAATTGCGGGGCCACCTTTACCGGTTTCTTGTCCGCTTATGCCTGGTGGGCGGGGGGGCCGGTTTGTTGGCCGGCCTTCTGTTTGGCGAGCGCCGCTTCGCAGCCTGGTGGCGGACGGCCGGCGTAGGGGCCCTCCTGGTTCTGTTCATTATGGGCGGGGTTTTGGCCGGTTTCGACCAGGAAGCGTTCAAAAACCCCCGTTACGAAGGGGCTTTGGAGGTAGCGCCCTGGGCGCTGAGTTTGATTGAAGAAGGGTTGAACCGTCTCCCCGAGTTCAGCCTACGACTGGCGGAAGTGGCCGGCAAGATGGATACGGTTTTCGCCGGGGTCAATACCCTTTCGCCGTTGGCCAACGTTGAAGGGGAGCTTAAAGTGCTTCATGTCTCCGACATTCATAACAATCCGGCAGCGGTGGAATTTATCGAAAAAGTCATTGCCGGGTTTGGCGTGGATCTGGTGATTGACACCGGTGATTTGACCGATTACGGGACCGCTTTGGAAACGGAGTTGAACCGGAGGATTAACAATTTAGGGGTGAAATACCTGTTTGTTCCGGGGAACCATGATTCAGCCGCCGTGGTTGCGCACTTGCGCAAGTATAAGAATGTGATTGTGATGAGTAAACGGATCTACGAAACACACGGGCTGACGATTATGGGATGGCCGGATCCGGCCAGTACCGGGACGGAACGCCTGTTACCGGGGGATGACGAATTGAAGGCGGAAGCGGAGAACCTCCGGGCCTATCTGGAGGCGGCCGACCGGGAGATCGATCTCTTGGCGGTCCACAACCGGAAACTGGTCACTCCGCTTCCGGCGGGGGTTCCGGTGGTGTTGTACGGGCATGACCACAAGATGGCCATTGGCGAAGTGGACGGAACGGTGCTTGTCAACGCCGGAACGACCGGAGCGGCCGGTCTCCGTGGCCTTGGCAACGAAAAAATCCCCTATAGCGTGGCCCTACTCCGGTTCAACCGGAAGGACGGGCGGTACCGCTTGGTTGCCGTTGATTCGATCCAGGTTTTCAGCTTACATGGAAAGTTTATCCTGGAACGGACGGTGGTGAACACGTCCGGTGCAGCCGGGGAAGAAACAGGAGACAGGTAA
- a CDS encoding L,D-transpeptidase family protein, with amino-acid sequence MKLLAGKTWCWLLVLIILGQTTVLYGEAPESCGCAPETVISFGAVGEDIAELQRFLQAEKLYHQEISGVFDEHTTEAVKAFQRRNGLAITGILDLPTWQALGQTAATTVMANPPPGDLRIIVDTSYFTLYVLVDHEIFAKFPVAIGKRETPTPVGNWKVVNKGHWSGGFGTRWIGLNIPFGTYGIHGTNKPWSIGRMESKGCVRMYNRDVEQLYRWVKVGTPVHIIGDPFMGRRRLVKGEKGADVMYLQKRLRQLGIYDQGIDGIFGPGTEQAVKAFQKENRLPVTGQVGWREYIAMGLISEE; translated from the coding sequence ATGAAACTGTTGGCCGGAAAGACCTGGTGTTGGCTGCTGGTCTTGATTATACTGGGGCAAACAACAGTTCTTTACGGGGAGGCCCCGGAGAGTTGCGGTTGTGCCCCGGAAACCGTCATCAGCTTCGGTGCGGTCGGGGAGGATATTGCGGAACTGCAACGTTTTTTACAAGCGGAAAAGCTTTACCACCAAGAAATTTCGGGCGTCTTTGACGAGCACACAACCGAGGCGGTCAAGGCTTTCCAGCGCCGAAACGGGCTGGCGATCACCGGGATCCTTGATTTACCGACGTGGCAAGCCCTGGGGCAAACTGCCGCCACCACGGTGATGGCCAACCCGCCGCCGGGTGATTTGCGCATTATTGTGGATACCAGTTATTTCACCCTTTACGTCCTGGTCGACCACGAGATCTTTGCCAAATTTCCGGTGGCCATTGGGAAACGGGAGACGCCTACTCCGGTCGGCAACTGGAAGGTGGTCAACAAGGGGCACTGGAGTGGGGGATTCGGCACCCGGTGGATCGGGCTAAACATTCCTTTTGGGACTTACGGGATTCATGGCACCAATAAACCGTGGTCAATCGGGCGCATGGAAAGTAAAGGTTGTGTCCGGATGTACAACCGTGATGTGGAACAGCTGTACCGCTGGGTAAAGGTGGGAACACCCGTTCATATTATTGGCGATCCCTTTATGGGCCGTCGCCGGTTGGTCAAAGGCGAAAAGGGCGCCGATGTCATGTATTTGCAAAAACGCCTGCGGCAGTTGGGTATTTACGACCAGGGGATTGACGGCATTTTCGGCCCTGGTACGGAACAGGCGGTCAAAGCGTTTCAGAAGGAAAACCGGCTCCCGGTTACCGGACAGGTTGGTTGGCGGGAATATATCGCCATGGGGCTAATCAGTGAAGAATAG
- the thpR gene encoding RNA 2',3'-cyclic phosphodiesterase, with product MRLFVAVRLASELQQAVGAFIAQNAAKTKGVKWVDASQAHFTLFFLGEQPARLVAELDPLLQKAAAGQGSFLLSLGPGGVFPSWKAPRVLWLGVEKGAEELKSLAARVTAACVEKGAPPPDRAFTPHLTLGRVKKPPVAIDRETLVRGVAGEMTVTSFTLFASELRPQGPLYQELATYQLAK from the coding sequence ATGCGATTGTTTGTGGCGGTTCGGTTAGCTTCCGAATTACAGCAGGCGGTTGGGGCCTTTATTGCCCAAAATGCAGCCAAAACAAAAGGAGTTAAATGGGTTGACGCCAGTCAAGCCCATTTCACTCTCTTTTTTTTAGGAGAACAACCGGCACGGTTGGTCGCGGAGCTCGACCCCCTGCTGCAAAAGGCCGCAGCCGGGCAAGGAAGTTTCCTTCTTTCTTTAGGACCGGGCGGGGTTTTTCCCTCCTGGAAAGCACCGCGGGTACTCTGGTTGGGAGTGGAAAAGGGAGCGGAGGAGTTAAAGTCGCTCGCGGCCCGGGTGACGGCGGCCTGCGTCGAAAAGGGAGCGCCGCCGCCCGACCGCGCTTTCACTCCCCATCTTACGCTCGGGCGGGTGAAAAAACCACCGGTCGCGATTGACCGGGAAACGCTAGTCCGGGGGGTGGCGGGCGAAATGACGGTGACGTCCTTCACTTTATTTGCCAGTGAGTTAAGACCGCAGGGGCCACTCTACCAGGAGCTTGCCACTTACCAGTTGGCGAAGTAG
- a CDS encoding HD-GYP domain-containing protein, translated as MQTIRVGQLVPGMILAQDVLIPRTGVTLLPMNTVLTMEMIRRIASFNIEEVYIKVPERSDKEKNEEILAPVMAETHEKSVAAVEKVITNFRKDSFTQEAIDGLVGDLLEQVEMDADLLLNLTHMKSYDNYLFSHSVNVSIISILIGEQLGYEKEELNQLGVAALLHDIGMLKIAVETWRKTGTLTPTEYQEVRKHPEYGAELLAGMSPEIQAVAAQHHERFDGSGYPRGLKGSQINYKARIVALADVYEACISDRPYRERLTPQEAIKLIVANQEGFDPQILKVFLLTMAIYPIGTFVRLNTGEIGKVIRVSKNQPFRPVLSLYFDRQGELLGQPIRLDLSQDVNHLLYVEDTLSASEHKRLSEIVVKAFPNRPWG; from the coding sequence GTGCAGACGATTCGGGTTGGGCAGTTGGTTCCCGGCATGATCCTGGCCCAAGATGTGTTAATTCCCCGGACGGGAGTCACGCTCCTGCCGATGAATACAGTCTTAACAATGGAGATGATTCGCCGGATCGCTTCTTTTAACATTGAGGAAGTTTATATCAAGGTGCCGGAGCGAAGCGACAAGGAGAAGAATGAAGAGATCCTGGCACCGGTGATGGCGGAGACCCATGAAAAATCGGTGGCGGCGGTCGAAAAAGTCATTACCAACTTCCGCAAGGACAGCTTTACCCAGGAAGCCATCGACGGGCTGGTCGGTGATCTTTTGGAACAGGTGGAGATGGATGCCGACCTGCTTCTTAACCTTACACATATGAAGAGTTACGATAACTATCTTTTCTCTCACTCGGTGAACGTCAGCATCATCAGTATTTTAATCGGCGAACAGTTGGGGTACGAAAAAGAGGAGTTGAACCAACTGGGGGTGGCGGCGCTCCTGCATGATATCGGGATGCTGAAGATCGCGGTGGAGACCTGGCGGAAGACGGGGACGTTGACCCCCACCGAATACCAGGAGGTCAGGAAGCACCCCGAGTACGGTGCAGAGCTCTTGGCCGGTATGTCCCCCGAGATCCAAGCGGTGGCCGCGCAGCATCATGAGCGGTTTGATGGTTCGGGTTATCCACGGGGATTAAAAGGAAGCCAGATCAACTATAAAGCCCGTATCGTGGCGCTGGCCGATGTTTACGAGGCTTGTATCTCGGATCGTCCTTACCGGGAAAGGCTTACGCCCCAGGAAGCAATCAAGTTAATCGTGGCCAACCAGGAGGGTTTTGACCCGCAAATCTTAAAAGTCTTCCTGTTAACAATGGCCATCTATCCCATCGGGACCTTTGTGCGCTTGAACACGGGGGAAATCGGCAAAGTGATCCGTGTTTCCAAAAACCAACCTTTCCGGCCGGTACTTTCGCTTTATTTTGACCGGCAGGGTGAACTCCTCGGCCAACCGATCCGTTTGGATCTGAGCCAAGATGTGAATCATTTGTTATACGTCGAGGATACCTTATCGGCTTCCGAGCATAAACGCCTCTCCGAAATTGTGGTCAAGGCTTTTCCCAACCGTCCCTGGGGATAA
- a CDS encoding chemotaxis protein CheX, which translates to MKAEFINPFVGAAYDIIKRVAAIEATKGELALANSPIRGDEVNVVIGVTGDLTGQIIFCLSEATALVFASKMLMNLVTDSFNELAKSAICEMGNMILGRAVTSLGERGYFCNLTPPALFIGKNVVVSTQALKFLVIPLETKYGPITINAALQEKQA; encoded by the coding sequence TTGAAAGCAGAATTTATCAATCCTTTTGTTGGTGCTGCCTACGACATTATTAAACGGGTCGCCGCAATTGAAGCAACCAAGGGTGAACTGGCGCTCGCCAATTCGCCGATCCGTGGTGACGAAGTGAACGTGGTGATCGGCGTTACCGGGGACCTGACCGGACAGATTATTTTTTGTCTTTCGGAAGCGACGGCTTTGGTGTTTGCTTCAAAGATGTTAATGAATTTAGTGACCGACTCCTTTAACGAATTGGCCAAAAGCGCCATCTGTGAGATGGGTAATATGATCCTTGGTCGTGCGGTGACTTCCCTTGGCGAACGTGGTTATTTTTGCAACTTAACTCCCCCGGCGCTCTTTATCGGGAAGAACGTGGTCGTTTCCACTCAAGCCTTGAAGTTCTTAGTGATCCCCCTCGAAACGAAGTACGGCCCAATTACCATTAATGCGGCATTACAAGAAAAACAGGCATAA
- a CDS encoding OsmC family protein: MKASLKWDGHLGFEAVGESGRPIVTDASVAAGGRGLGPSPMELVLFGLGGCMGIDVVSILQKARVELTTFTMELEGERAPEHPRGFTKIKIRLHLEGKGLNETVINRAINLSMEKYCSVRSSLKAEVETEYTFVEL; the protein is encoded by the coding sequence ATGAAAGCCAGTTTAAAATGGGATGGGCATTTGGGGTTTGAGGCCGTGGGTGAATCCGGGCGGCCGATCGTTACCGATGCCTCGGTGGCGGCCGGCGGGCGTGGTTTGGGCCCGTCGCCGATGGAGTTGGTTCTGTTTGGTTTGGGCGGGTGTATGGGGATCGATGTGGTGTCGATCTTGCAAAAGGCCCGGGTCGAACTGACCACCTTCACCATGGAGCTGGAGGGGGAACGGGCCCCGGAACACCCCCGCGGTTTTACCAAAATCAAGATCCGCCTCCACCTGGAGGGGAAAGGACTCAATGAAACGGTGATTAACCGCGCCATCAATCTTTCCATGGAAAAATACTGTTCGGTCCGGAGTTCTTTAAAGGCGGAGGTGGAGACGGAATACACCTTTGTCGAGTTATAA